The nucleotide sequence CCCTGCCGCTCGCAGGCCTCCCGCTGCAGCGGCCAGGAGCCGTGCTCGCGCCCGCCGCGCAGCGACACCACCGTGCGCACGCCCTGGCGCTTGAACCACGCGAACTGGTGCGGGCTCGGCTGGGCCGAACGCCAGACGAGCCCGGTGCCGATCCGGTGCCGGTTGAGATAGGCGAGCCGGAAGATGCCGTGATCCACGAGCAGCATGTTGGCCCAGGCCTTCGCCCGGGCGACGGAACCGTCGATGGGCCGCTCGAACTTCGCGATGCGCGCCATGCGCCGCGCGTAGCGCGTCTCGGGAGGAAGGAAGCGGTTGAACACGGATCGCGCGGGGGGAAGCCTGTCGGAGCGTCCCTCTACCAGCCCGCGATTCGGGCGACAACGCGGACCGCTTCGCACCGTTGCCGAAGCGGTCGCTCTGTCGGCATCATGCGCCGTCCACCCGCCGACCGGAGCCCGCGATGACGACGAACACGGTGAGCGTCCGCCGCGCCCGTGCGGCGGACGCCGACGGACTCGCGGCGGTGTTCGACGCCGCTTGGCGCGAGGCCTACCAGGGCGTGATCCCCGGCCTCGCCCTGGAGCGCTTCCTCGCCCGGCGCGGGCCGACGACGTGGCACGGCATGATCGGGGGCGGGCGCGGGCTCGCCGTCGTCGCCTTCGGCGAGCGGGTCGCGGGCTACGCCGCCTACGGCCGGATGCGCGACCGGGCGATGCGGGCGGACGGCGAGATCGACGAGCTCTACATCGCCCCCGCGTTCCAGGGGCTCGGGCTCGGCACCCGCCTGTTCCGGGCGGTGCGCAACGATCTGATCGACCGCGGGCTCACCCGCATCGGCGTCTGGGCGCTCGCCGACAACGCCCGCGCCTGCGCCTTCTACGAGGGCCTGGGCGGCGTGGCCGGTGCGGAATCGATCGAGCGCCTCTCCGGCATCGGCCTGCCGAAGGTCGGCTACCTGTTCTCCTGAGCCGCGTCCGGCCCCGCTCGGCGGGCCGATCCTCCGCAAACGTCTGAGAGCCTGTTTGACTGCGGTGATCCCATCTCGACCCTCATCCTGAGGTGCCGGAGTGCAGCGGAGGCCTCGAAGGGTGCTCCAGAAATCGCGCGGGATCTGGAACACCCTTCGAGGCCGCTCACGCGGCACCTCAGGATGAGGGTGAGGATGGGAGCATGGCCTTCTCGCCCTGCCGTTGCTTGGCGAGGACACGTCGGCCGGTCAAACAGGCTCTCATACCGTTTCCGATCGATCGCTTCGGGTTTGGCCATCCTCCGTCATCGCGAGCGGCCGCGAAGCGATCCAGGGCGCGGGCATGTCCGGAAAGGGCGCGCCCTGGTTTGCCACGGCTTCGCCTCGCAAGGACGGTGGAGAGGCCGAGGTCATCGACCGAAGGGCGTCTGAATGAGCCCCGCGCGACCAACCCGCGCAGCTTGTTCGCCTACGTTATATCGGGCTAACCCGGATCGCATCACGCCGCGCTTCCGGCCGACGAAGGGCCGCCTGCGCGGAAGAACGCCTGCTTGCGATCCGCAGGATCGCCGCGCGCCTCGGGCGCCCGGCACGGAGATCTGACCGAATGACGTTATCCCGTCCTGCCCAGCAGGCGCATTTCGGCTGGTTCAAGCGCCGACGCGACCTCGACATCGACGAGATCACGCGGGTGGACCCCGCGCTCGTGCGCCGCGCGGTGGGCGCGGCGGCGCTGGGCAACGCGATGGAGTGGTTCGACTTCGGCGTCTACGGCTACCTCGCCGTGACGCTCGGGCGCGTCTTCTTCCCCGAAGGCGATCCCACCGCGCAGTTGATCGCGACCTTCGCGACCTTCACCGTCGCCTTCCTCGTCCGCCCGCTCGGCGGCCTCGTGTTCGGGCCGCTGGGCGACCGCTACGGCCGGCACAAGGTGCTGGCCTTCACCATGATCCTGATGGCGGTCGGCACCTTCTCGATCGGGCTGATCCCCTCCTACGAGCGGATCGGCATCGCCGCCCCCATCCTGCTGCTGGTCGCGCGGCTGGTGCAGGGCTTCTCCACCGGGGGCGAGTACGGCGGCGCGGCCACCTTCATCGCCGAGTACAGCACCGACCGGACCCGCGGGCTGATGGGAAGCTGGCTCGAATTCGGGACGCTCGGCGGCTACATCGCCGGCGCGGCCACGGTCACCGCCCTGCAATTCGCGCTGAGCGAGGCCGACATGCTGAGCTGGGGCTGGCGCATCCCGTTCCTCATCGCCGGGCCGCTCGGGCTGCTCGGGCTCTACATGCGGCTGAAGCTCGAAGAGACGCCGGCCTTCCAGGCGCATGCCCGGGAGACCGACGAGCGCGAGAGCGAGCGGCCCGGCCTGCGCACCCTGTTCAGGCTGCACTGGCGGCCGATCCTGCACTGCATCGGGCTGGTGCTGGTGTTCAACGTGACCGACTACATGCTGCTCACCTACATGCCGAACTACCTCACGGTGACGGTGGGCTATCACGAGACCAAGGGACTCCTGCTCATCATCGTCGTGATGCTGGTGATGATGCCGCTCAACGTGGTCGGCGGCCTGCTCAGCGACCGGCTGGGGCGGCGCCCCATGATCATCGGCGCCTGCACGGCGCTGATCGTGCTGTCCGTCCCGTCGCTGATGCTGGTGGGCAGCGGCCACGACGGGCTGATCTTCCTCGGCCTGATGCTGCTGGGGCTGGCGCTGGTGTGCTTCACCAGTTCGATGCCCGCGACCCTGCCGGCCCTGTTCTACACGCCGGTGCGCTACAGCGCCCTGTCGATCGCGTTCAACCTGTCGGTCTCGCTGTTCGGCGGCACCACGCCGCTCGTGACCGCGTGGCTGGTGAGCAGGACCGGCGACCCGCTGGTGCCCGCCTATTACCTGATGGGCGCCGCGACGATCGGGCTGCTGACCATGCTGACGGTCCGCGAGACCGCGGGGCTGCCCCTGCGCGGCTCGCCCCCGTCCGTGGCGAACGAGGAGGAGGCGCGCGAAGTCTGCGCGGGCGACGTGCCGCTCACCGTCGATCCGGTGCTGCCCGGCACCGCCTCGGCCCCGCCGGCCTCCGGGGGAGCGCCGGTGGCGGGCTGAGACCCGCCGGCCCGGCACAGGCGGAAAATTTCCGTCTTCGATCCCCGGCCGGTGAGAGAACTTGGCCGGAGGAACGATTTCATTTCCCCTCCGCGCATTCTAAGACTTCCGTCGATGGGTGCGGCACCGTGAGCCGCCCCCGCACGATGCACCCGCCGGACGGGGCGACGCGTCCGACGGCCGGATTTCAGAGAGCACAGGGCCATGGACATCAACGCCATCTCGATCGGCAGGAACCCGCCGCACGACGTCAACGTGATCGTCGAGGTCCCGCTCGGCGGCGAGCCGATCAAGTACGAGATGGACAAGGAGGCCGGCACGCTCGTCGTCGACCGGTTCCTCTACACGCCGATGTTCTATCCGGGGAATTACGGCTTCATCCCCCACACCCGCTCCGGCGACGGCGACCCCTGCGACGTGCTGGTGGCCAACACCCGCGCCATCATCCCGGGCGCGATCATCAGCGTGCGCCCCGTGGGCGTGCTGGTGATGGAGGACGACGGCGGCGAGGACGAGAAGATCATCGCCGTCCCCTCGCGCAAGCTGACCCAGCGCTACAACCGGGTCGAGAACTACACCGACCTGCCCGAGATCACGATCAGCCAGATCCAGCACTTCTTCGAGCACTACAAGGATCTGGAGCCCGGCAAGTGGGTGAAGGTCGTCCGCTGGGGCGACAGGGAGGAGGCCCACCGCCTGATCCTCGAAGGCATCGAGCGCGAGAAGGCCCACAAGGCCGGCTGAGTTTTTTCTTTCCGAAAGATCCTCTGGAGTTGCGGCGATCTCGCCGCGGCTCCTGCCGTTTCGGCTCTTCGCCAAGACAGGTGATGCCCCGCGCTTGTCGCGGACTTTCTGCGGTCCCGGCGGCCATGGGCGATCGAAATCGTCACCGTCGCGGTGCTGGATTGCTTCGCTGCGCTCGCAATGACGGTGCGGGCTTTCCTTTCCCGTCATTGCGAGGCGGAGCCGAAGCAATCCAGCAGCGCCACGTTTCCGGAAGGACGGTGTCTCCGACTTTCGGCACCGACCCTTCGGAGGAGTCCGTCGTGGCGCACGCCCCTCAGGGCACCACGCGGGTCGAGACCGAGGCGCCCGTCAGGATCGCGCCGATCGAGCTCGGCGCGTGCACCGAGCCCACCACGATGGTGAGCCGGCTCTCGCGGGCGAGGGCGAAGGCGGCGGTGTCCATCACCTTGAGGTCGCGGGCGATGGCCTCGTCGTGGGTGAGCCGGTCGTAGCGGATGGCGTCGGGGTCGTTCTTCGGATCGGCCGAGTAGACCCCGTCCACCTGCGTCGCCTTCAGCACGGCGTCGCAGCGCAGCTCCGCCGCGCGCAGCACGGCCGCCGTGTCGGTGGTGAAGTACGGGTTGCCGGTGCCGCCCGCGAGCACCACGACCTGACCCTTGTCGAGGTGGTGCAGGGCCGGCTGGCGGGCATAGGTCTCGCAGATCGTCGGCATCGAGACCGCCGACATGGTGCGGGCCTGCACGCCGGCGGCGTTGAGCGCGGTCTCGATGGCGAGCGAGTTCATCACGGTGGCCATCATGCCGAGGGAATCGCCGGTCGCCCGGTCGATCCAGCCGGCCTGGGAGATGCGCGCCCCACGGATCATGTTGCCGCCGCCGACCACGACCGCGACCTGGATGCCCTGGGCGATGGTGTTCGAGATGTCCTCGGCGAGCGCGGCCAGCGTCGGCGGGTGCAGCCAGTAGCCGTCGGGAGCGGCCAGCGCCTCGCCGGACAGCTTGACGAGGACGCGGCGGTAGGTCGTCGTTTCCGACATCGAAGATCCTCGTCGTCTCGGGCCTGGTGCGCCGCGGCTTCTAGCAACACGGGAGCCCGAACGTCGAGGGGCGGCGGCATCGCTGCCGCCGCCCCTTTATCGGACGACCTGTGAGGATCGGTGACGATCAGCGCGACATGCTCGCCACTTCGGCGGCGAAGTCCGGGCCCTCTTCCTTCTCGATGCCCTCGCCGAGCGCGTAACGGACGAAGCCCTTGATCGCGACCTCGCCGCCGGCCTTGCCCGCGGCCTCCTTGAGGACCTGGGCGACGGTCTTGGAGCCGTCGTGGACGAAGGGCTGCTCCAGGAGGGTGACCTCCTTGTAGTAGCTCTTCAGGCCGCTCTCGACGATCTTGGCGAGCACGTGGTCCGGCTTGCCGGCGTTCTTCTCGCGCAGGATGTTCGACTCGCGCTCGACCACCGACGCATCGACGCCCGAGGCGTCGAGCGCCGCCGGGTTGGTGGCGGCGACGTGCATGGCGATCTGACGGCCGAGCGTCGAGAGGACCTCGACGTCGCCCTCGGACTCGAGCGCGACGAGCACGCCGATCTTGCCGAGGCCCTCGCTGATCTGGCCGTGGACGTAGGAGGCGATCACGCCCTTGGCCACTTCGAGCTTGGCGACGCGGCGCAGGGTCATGTTCTCGCCGATGGTGGCGATGAGGTTCGAGAGCGTGTCCTTCACGGTCGCGGACGAACCGGGGAAGGTCGCGGCCTCCAGGCCCTCCAGGGTGCCGTCGGTGTTCAGCGCGAGCTTGGCGGCCTCGCGGGCAAACGCCTGGAAGCCATCGTTGCGGGCGACGAAGTCGGTCTCGGAGTTCACCTCGACGACCGCGGCGTGGCGGCCGGCGGACTCGACGGCGACGAGACCCTCCGCCGCGACGCGGCCGGCCTTCTTGGCGGCCTTGGCGAGACCCTTCTTGCGCAGCCAGTCAACCGCCGCTTCGAGATCGCCGTCGGTCTCGTTGAGCGCGCCCTTGCAATCCATCATGCCGGCGCCGGTCTTTTCGCGAAGCTCCTTCACGAGAGCGGCGGTGATGTTGGCCATGGCGGTCCTCTTGAGGTCTGGAAGAGCAGGTCTTGAAGTGAGCGAGCCCGGCGCTCGTTGAAAGCACCGGGCTTTGCAAAACAGATGACGATCGGCAAAACAGATGACGATCGGGCCGCCGGGCGGGAAACCCGGCGGCGGAGCGTTGCAACTTACGCCGCAGCCGCCTCGACGAAGGCGCGGGACTGTTCGATCCAGCCATCGCGGGCGAGGCGGCCGTTGAGCTTCAGGTCCGTGTCGAGCTTGGCCACGTCCTCGGGCTGCATGGCGGCGATCTGCCAGTAGTGCCACACGCCGGCATCGTTGAGCTTCTGCACGAGCTGCGGGCCGACGCCGTTGAGCTTGGTCAGGTCGTCGGGCGCGCCGCGGGGTGCGGCGAGCTGCTCGAAGTGCCCGGTCGACTCGGCGAGCGCGGCGACGTCGGCCGGGGCGATCGCGTCGGAGGCGACGGAGGCCGCGAGGTCGTCGTTGGCCGGCGGCAGCTCCTCGGCGGTCGGCTCCTCGGAGGCGCCGACATCGATGCCGAGGGCGCCCTGGCCGCGGCCGATGCCCTCGATCGCCGCGCGGGCGATCAGGTCGCAGTAGAGCGCGATGGCGCGGCCGGCGTCGTCGTTGGCCGGGACGATGTAGGAGATGCCGTCCGGGTTGCAGTTCGTGTCGACGATGGCCGCGACCGGGATGCCGAGGCGCTGGGCCTCCTTGATCGCGAGCTGCTCCTTGTTGGTGTCGATCACGAACAGGAGGTCGGGCACGCCGCCCATGTCCTTGATGCCGCCGAGCGCCTTCTCGAGCTTGTCCTTCTCGCGCGTCAGCATGAGGCGCTCCTTCTTGGTGAGGCCGACGGCCCCGCCTTCGAGCGTCTCGTCGACCTTGCGCAGGCGCTGGATCGAGCCGGAGATGGTCTTCCAGTTGGTCAGCATGCCGCCGAGCCAGCGGGAGTTGACGTAGTACTGGGCCGAACGCTTGGCCGCCTCGGCGATGGCGTCCGCCGCCTGGCGCTTGGTGCCGACGAACAGAACGCGGCCGCCGCGGGCCACGGTGTCGCTCACCGCCTGGAGCGCGGCGTGGAGCGCCGGCACCGTCTGGGCGAGGTCGATGATGTGGATGTTGTTGCGGGTGCCGAAGATGTAGGGCTGCATCTTCGGGTTCCAGCGGTGCGACTGGTGCCCGAAATGGGCGCCGGCCTCGAGGAGCTGGCGCATAGAGAAATCGACGGCCATGATCTTTTGGTCTCTCCGGTTGATACCGCCGCGGAGGATGCAGCCGGCGTTTCGCCGGCCACCGGAAACGCCTCATTCAGGCATGAGGCCGGCTCCGCGTGTGGAATGGGCGCGGCGTTAGCAGGGAAAGTCCGGAATGGCAAGCCGGCGCGGCTCGGACCCTACGCAGCTCTCACCGACGCGAGGAAGCGGGACATCTCGGTGCTGAGACGTTCGGCCTGCCGCGACAGGTCGGAGGCCGAGGCCAGCACTTGAGCGGCCGCCGCTCCGGTTTCCTCCGCCGCCGTGGCGACGCCCGCGATGTTGCTCGTCACCTCGCCGGTGCCGGTCGCCGCCTGGCCGACGTTGCGCACGATCTCCTGCGTCGCCGCCCCCTGCTCCTCCACCGCCGCCGCGATGCCGGTGGCGACGCCGCTGATCTCGCGGATGCGGGTGCTGATCCCGTCGATGGCCGTCACGGCCTCGCCGGTCGCGCCCTGGATCCGTGCGATCTGGCCCGAGATCTCCTCGGTGGCCCGCGCGGTCTGGTTGGCGAGTTCCTTGACCTCGGCGGCCACCACCGCGAAGCCGCGGCCCGCCTCCCCGGCGCGGGCGGCCTCGATCGTGGCGTTGAGCGCGAGCAGGTTCGTCTGCGCTGCGATGGTGGAGATCAGCGCGACCACGTCGCCGATCCGCGCGGCGGCCTCCGACAGATCCCGCACCAGCACGACGGTCTGCCCCGCCTCGCCGGCCGCGACCCCGGCGAGTTCGGCCGATCCGGCGACTTGCCGGCCGATCTCCCACACCGAGGAGCCGAGTTCCTCGGTGGCGGCGGCGACCATTCCGACATTGCCGGCCGCCTGCTCGGCGGCGGCCGCCACGGTGGTGGACTGGCCGGCGGTCTGCGTGGCGATCGCGGTCATGCTCTGGGCGGTGGCCTGCAGCTCGGTCGCCGCCGCGGTGACGGTTTCGAGAATGCCGCCGACCGCGTGCTCGAAGCCGTCGGCCATGCTGCGCATGCCGGCC is from Methylorubrum populi and encodes:
- a CDS encoding methyl-accepting chemotaxis protein encodes the protein MTLKRTLAGLFALMLLLAVGQGVLALIKLDAIGARTSSLLDNTIPSINEAHTINALVIRTRLWQFRYVTAEDEAARAGYAEKVATFMRDRNAKVAAYAALISSAQERRAYDDLLAKLDLLKPEWDRLRAFPSDRQNEALAHFRGSMNARYLAVSDAARALVDVNIEGSKAADAAVRAEQATAIRITLAALCITTLTAVGAMIFSFVGVSRPIERMTEAMRRLAGGDTDSPIPFGRRRDEIGAMAATVHVFRDNLLRARALEEETALARASAEEQRKAGMRSMADGFEHAVGGILETVTAAATELQATAQSMTAIATQTAGQSTTVAAAAEQAAGNVGMVAAATEELGSSVWEIGRQVAGSAELAGVAAGEAGQTVVLVRDLSEAAARIGDVVALISTIAAQTNLLALNATIEAARAGEAGRGFAVVAAEVKELANQTARATEEISGQIARIQGATGEAVTAIDGISTRIREISGVATGIAAAVEEQGAATQEIVRNVGQAATGTGEVTSNIAGVATAAEETGAAAAQVLASASDLSRQAERLSTEMSRFLASVRAA
- a CDS encoding 30S ribosomal protein S2; the encoded protein is MAVDFSMRQLLEAGAHFGHQSHRWNPKMQPYIFGTRNNIHIIDLAQTVPALHAALQAVSDTVARGGRVLFVGTKRQAADAIAEAAKRSAQYYVNSRWLGGMLTNWKTISGSIQRLRKVDETLEGGAVGLTKKERLMLTREKDKLEKALGGIKDMGGVPDLLFVIDTNKEQLAIKEAQRLGIPVAAIVDTNCNPDGISYIVPANDDAGRAIALYCDLIARAAIEGIGRGQGALGIDVGASEEPTAEELPPANDDLAASVASDAIAPADVAALAESTGHFEQLAAPRGAPDDLTKLNGVGPQLVQKLNDAGVWHYWQIAAMQPEDVAKLDTDLKLNGRLARDGWIEQSRAFVEAAAA
- the pyrH gene encoding UMP kinase; this translates as MSETTTYRRVLVKLSGEALAAPDGYWLHPPTLAALAEDISNTIAQGIQVAVVVGGGNMIRGARISQAGWIDRATGDSLGMMATVMNSLAIETALNAAGVQARTMSAVSMPTICETYARQPALHHLDKGQVVVLAGGTGNPYFTTDTAAVLRAAELRCDAVLKATQVDGVYSADPKNDPDAIRYDRLTHDEAIARDLKVMDTAAFALARESRLTIVVGSVHAPSSIGAILTGASVSTRVVP
- the proP gene encoding glycine betaine/L-proline transporter ProP, which gives rise to MTLSRPAQQAHFGWFKRRRDLDIDEITRVDPALVRRAVGAAALGNAMEWFDFGVYGYLAVTLGRVFFPEGDPTAQLIATFATFTVAFLVRPLGGLVFGPLGDRYGRHKVLAFTMILMAVGTFSIGLIPSYERIGIAAPILLLVARLVQGFSTGGEYGGAATFIAEYSTDRTRGLMGSWLEFGTLGGYIAGAATVTALQFALSEADMLSWGWRIPFLIAGPLGLLGLYMRLKLEETPAFQAHARETDERESERPGLRTLFRLHWRPILHCIGLVLVFNVTDYMLLTYMPNYLTVTVGYHETKGLLLIIVVMLVMMPLNVVGGLLSDRLGRRPMIIGACTALIVLSVPSLMLVGSGHDGLIFLGLMLLGLALVCFTSSMPATLPALFYTPVRYSALSIAFNLSVSLFGGTTPLVTAWLVSRTGDPLVPAYYLMGAATIGLLTMLTVRETAGLPLRGSPPSVANEEEAREVCAGDVPLTVDPVLPGTASAPPASGGAPVAG
- the ppa gene encoding inorganic diphosphatase — its product is MDINAISIGRNPPHDVNVIVEVPLGGEPIKYEMDKEAGTLVVDRFLYTPMFYPGNYGFIPHTRSGDGDPCDVLVANTRAIIPGAIISVRPVGVLVMEDDGGEDEKIIAVPSRKLTQRYNRVENYTDLPEITISQIQHFFEHYKDLEPGKWVKVVRWGDREEAHRLILEGIEREKAHKAG
- a CDS encoding GNAT family N-acetyltransferase; its protein translation is MTTNTVSVRRARAADADGLAAVFDAAWREAYQGVIPGLALERFLARRGPTTWHGMIGGGRGLAVVAFGERVAGYAAYGRMRDRAMRADGEIDELYIAPAFQGLGLGTRLFRAVRNDLIDRGLTRIGVWALADNARACAFYEGLGGVAGAESIERLSGIGLPKVGYLFS
- the tsf gene encoding translation elongation factor Ts — its product is MANITAALVKELREKTGAGMMDCKGALNETDGDLEAAVDWLRKKGLAKAAKKAGRVAAEGLVAVESAGRHAAVVEVNSETDFVARNDGFQAFAREAAKLALNTDGTLEGLEAATFPGSSATVKDTLSNLIATIGENMTLRRVAKLEVAKGVIASYVHGQISEGLGKIGVLVALESEGDVEVLSTLGRQIAMHVAATNPAALDASGVDASVVERESNILREKNAGKPDHVLAKIVESGLKSYYKEVTLLEQPFVHDGSKTVAQVLKEAAGKAGGEVAIKGFVRYALGEGIEKEEGPDFAAEVASMSR